The proteins below are encoded in one region of Roseomonas marmotae:
- a CDS encoding DASS family sodium-coupled anion symporter has product MAILAYIAVLMLPTPAGLTPSGQTALGLLVLVIIVWISECISPAASAVLLIGAAVLGLMGKPLTDGARPMTSGQALGQMLSGFSSSAVLLVAGALFLAVALKLTGLDRRVALLVMSRVGISPARLTLGAMIVGFVLALFIPSATARVGAVIPIMVGITTALGLPVTSSLGATLMIVTAQACSIFNMAVKTGAAQNLISLSFMEQSFGRTITWGEWFITALPFTLSMCVVLFVVALVLLRPHVPPVEEARQRLADEVATLGPVTPAEQRLMLVALMLLVLWSTEGWLHPLDTTTTTQLGIALLLMPRIGVMTWAQAEKQVPWGTVVLFAAGISLGILLSRTGAANWLAGVTLGQLGLGNMEVYLVVGALSLFSILLHLGFASATGLASTLIPIMIAFTQTLPFGQQTIFGIVMIQAMVVSFGFILPTNAPQNMLCYSTGAFSVREFAKVGIVLTIAGLALLVLYSATIWPMMGVL; this is encoded by the coding sequence GTGGCGATTCTGGCTTACATCGCGGTGTTGATGCTGCCGACCCCAGCGGGGCTGACGCCATCCGGTCAGACGGCACTGGGGCTGCTTGTGCTGGTGATCATCGTTTGGATCAGCGAATGCATCTCGCCCGCAGCCAGCGCCGTCCTGCTGATCGGCGCGGCCGTGCTGGGATTGATGGGCAAGCCACTGACGGATGGCGCGCGGCCCATGACCTCGGGCCAGGCCCTGGGTCAGATGCTCTCGGGTTTCTCCTCCTCCGCCGTGCTGCTGGTGGCAGGCGCGCTGTTCCTGGCCGTGGCGCTGAAGCTGACCGGGCTGGACCGGCGCGTGGCATTGCTGGTGATGTCGCGGGTCGGCATTTCGCCGGCCCGGCTGACCCTCGGGGCGATGATCGTCGGCTTCGTGCTGGCGCTGTTCATCCCCTCCGCCACGGCGCGCGTCGGCGCGGTGATTCCCATCATGGTCGGCATCACCACGGCGCTCGGGCTGCCGGTGACAAGCAGCCTGGGCGCGACGCTGATGATCGTGACGGCGCAGGCCTGTTCGATCTTCAACATGGCGGTCAAGACGGGCGCGGCGCAGAACCTCATCAGCCTGAGTTTCATGGAGCAGTCTTTCGGCCGCACCATCACCTGGGGCGAATGGTTCATCACGGCCTTGCCCTTCACCCTGTCGATGTGCGTGGTGCTGTTCGTGGTGGCGCTGGTACTGCTGCGGCCACATGTGCCGCCGGTGGAGGAAGCCCGGCAGCGGCTGGCGGATGAGGTGGCCACGCTGGGCCCCGTGACGCCGGCCGAGCAGCGGCTGATGCTGGTGGCGCTGATGCTGCTGGTGCTGTGGTCCACGGAAGGCTGGCTGCATCCGCTGGACACGACCACCACGACGCAGCTCGGCATCGCGCTGCTGCTGATGCCGCGTATCGGCGTCATGACCTGGGCGCAGGCGGAGAAGCAGGTGCCCTGGGGCACCGTCGTGCTCTTCGCGGCGGGCATCTCGCTCGGCATCCTGCTGTCCCGTACCGGCGCCGCTAACTGGCTGGCCGGGGTGACGCTGGGGCAGCTGGGCCTCGGCAACATGGAGGTCTACCTGGTGGTCGGGGCGCTCTCGCTCTTCAGCATCCTGCTGCATCTGGGCTTCGCCTCGGCGACGGGCCTGGCAAGCACCCTGATCCCCATCATGATCGCCTTCACGCAGACGCTGCCATTCGGGCAGCAGACCATCTTCGGCATCGTGATGATCCAGGCCATGGTCGTGTCCTTCGGCTTCATCCTTCCGACCAACGCGCCGCAGAACATGCTCTGCTATTCGACCGGCGCCTTCTCGGTGCGGGAATTCGCGAAGGTCGGCATCGTCCTGACCATCGCGGGGCTCGCCCTGCTGGTGCTGTACTCCGCCACTATCTGGCCCATGATGGGAGTGCTGTGA
- a CDS encoding lactate/malate family dehydrogenase codes for MQGKVGIIGAGLVGAAAGYLLANVPGVSEVVLVDLDRARAESEAADISHAAAFGSPALVRAGDYADLDGSQVVVITAGTSLKPGQTRLDLLAANIGIISSVLERVLEVVPDTVLLFATNPVDVMPAVAVRRFGVPRGRAIGTGCALDSARFRDRLARHLGVSPSSVHAYVLGEHGDSEVIHWSGAQIAGMPLTDFAEKMGNPLPPELRETIAREVRTSAYRIKEGKGVSNFGIGGCIARLTRAIVNDEHVVFSTCTVMDEVLGVPDTCISLPHVLSSEGASHPFLPRLDGTEEAALRHSAEVLRKAIQDGLDATIQ; via the coding sequence ATGCAAGGCAAGGTCGGGATCATCGGCGCCGGTTTGGTCGGCGCCGCTGCGGGCTACCTGCTGGCGAATGTGCCAGGGGTGAGCGAGGTGGTGCTGGTGGACCTGGACCGCGCCAGGGCGGAGTCGGAGGCCGCGGATATCTCCCACGCCGCGGCCTTCGGCAGCCCGGCGCTGGTACGCGCCGGGGATTACGCGGATCTGGACGGCTCGCAGGTGGTGGTGATCACGGCGGGCACCAGCCTCAAGCCGGGGCAGACGCGGCTGGATCTGCTGGCGGCCAATATCGGCATCATCTCCTCCGTGCTGGAGCGCGTTCTGGAGGTGGTGCCGGATACGGTTCTGCTCTTCGCCACCAACCCGGTGGATGTCATGCCCGCCGTGGCGGTAAGGCGCTTCGGCGTGCCACGCGGGCGCGCCATCGGCACGGGCTGCGCGCTGGATTCCGCGCGGTTCCGGGACCGGCTGGCCCGGCACCTCGGCGTCTCCCCCAGTTCCGTCCATGCCTATGTCCTGGGGGAGCATGGCGATTCCGAGGTGATCCACTGGAGCGGCGCGCAGATCGCTGGCATGCCGCTGACCGATTTCGCGGAGAAGATGGGCAATCCGCTGCCGCCCGAGCTGAGGGAGACCATCGCCAGGGAAGTCCGCACCTCGGCCTATCGCATCAAGGAGGGAAAGGGCGTCTCGAACTTCGGTATCGGCGGCTGCATCGCGCGGCTGACCCGGGCCATCGTGAACGACGAGCATGTGGTGTTCAGCACCTGCACCGTCATGGATGAGGTGCTGGGGGTGCCGGACACCTGCATCTCCCTGCCGCATGTGCTTTCCTCCGAGGGCGCGTCGCATCCCTTCCTGCCGCGCCTGGACGGCACGGAGGAGGCTGCCCTGCGCCACAGCGCGGAGGTGCTGCGGAAGGCCATCCAGGACGGGCTGGACGCGACCATACAGTAG
- a CDS encoding nitrate/nitrite transporter — protein sequence MSEAQAATGSASPSQAQSRALWLSTLAFTVCFAAWTIFSIIGIQIKRDLGLTEFQFGLLVGTPILTGSLIRIVLGVWSDQYGGRVVYTAVMVAGGIATGLLVFAYDYPTFLLAALGVGISGGSFSVGVAYVSKWFPKEKQGTALGIFGAGNVGAAVTKFLAPVIMVAMGWKAVALIWAAALLVMAVVFFLYTKDDPDLAARRATGTKPESFAAMMEPLKNVQVWRFSLYYFFVFGAFVALALWLPRYIIDAYGFSITTAGMIGAAYSVPASIFRAYGGVLSDRYGARRVMYWTFGVSIVVTFLLSYPPTDFVIDGINGPISFHIAIGVVPFIVLVFVLGFFMSLGKAAVYKHIPVYYPNRVGAVGGVVGLMGGLGGFLLPMAFGLLNDLTGIRQSCFMLLFLLSAISLVWMHVSILRMEREATTAQLERLPELPEMQPIHGPAQEGALRGRAIQDWRPDDPVFWEQTGKAIAQRNLWASIACLLLAFAVWMVWSVVVAKLPAVGFRFTTDQLFWLAALPGLSGATFRIFYTFMPPIFGGRLWTTLSTWSLILPALGIGFAVQDPTTPYWVFLLLALLCGFGGGNFSSSMANIAFFFPKREKGNALGLNAGLGNLGVSVVQLAVPLVITVGVFGWLGGEPQAVSDGGVLWLQNAGFIWVPFIIAAAFTAWFRMDDLAEMKSSFADQAVIFRRKHNWIMCFLYTGTFGSFIGYSAGYPLLSTTQFPEVNALQFAFLGPLLGALSRSFSGWVSDRWGGGRVTVLAFIAMAIGVYGVIHFIGIKDQPGAFWGFFASFMFLFLASGVGNSSTFQMIPAIMGKDIVRLMPDANPAEQKLHAEKESAAIIGFTGGIAAYGAFFIPKSYGSSIAMTGGPEAALWGFFAFYLVCIAVTWGVYTRRGGLLYDLERGQKRRPAPV from the coding sequence ATGTCCGAGGCACAAGCCGCAACGGGATCGGCATCGCCATCCCAGGCGCAATCTCGCGCCTTATGGCTGTCCACCCTTGCCTTTACTGTCTGTTTTGCGGCCTGGACGATATTCTCGATCATCGGGATCCAGATCAAACGCGATCTCGGCCTCACCGAGTTCCAGTTCGGCCTTCTGGTCGGCACGCCGATACTGACAGGAAGCCTGATCCGCATCGTACTCGGTGTCTGGTCCGACCAGTATGGCGGGCGCGTGGTGTACACGGCGGTGATGGTCGCCGGAGGGATCGCCACCGGGCTGCTGGTCTTCGCCTACGACTATCCCACCTTCCTGCTCGCCGCACTTGGTGTCGGCATTTCCGGTGGATCCTTCTCGGTCGGCGTGGCTTACGTCTCGAAGTGGTTCCCGAAGGAGAAGCAGGGCACCGCCCTCGGGATCTTCGGCGCCGGCAATGTCGGCGCCGCCGTCACCAAGTTCCTCGCGCCGGTCATCATGGTGGCGATGGGCTGGAAGGCCGTGGCGCTGATCTGGGCCGCCGCGCTGCTGGTGATGGCCGTGGTGTTCTTCCTGTACACGAAGGACGACCCGGACCTCGCCGCGCGCCGCGCCACGGGCACCAAGCCGGAGAGTTTCGCGGCGATGATGGAGCCGCTGAAGAATGTGCAGGTCTGGCGCTTCAGCCTGTACTACTTCTTCGTCTTCGGCGCCTTCGTCGCGCTGGCCCTCTGGCTGCCGCGCTACATCATCGACGCCTACGGCTTCTCGATCACCACCGCCGGCATGATCGGCGCGGCCTACTCAGTGCCGGCAAGCATCTTCCGTGCCTATGGGGGTGTGCTCTCCGACCGGTACGGCGCGCGACGGGTGATGTACTGGACCTTCGGCGTGTCGATCGTGGTGACCTTCCTGCTGTCCTACCCGCCAACCGATTTCGTGATCGATGGCATCAACGGCCCGATCTCCTTCCATATCGCCATCGGCGTGGTGCCCTTCATCGTGCTGGTCTTCGTGCTGGGCTTCTTCATGAGCCTGGGCAAGGCGGCGGTGTACAAGCACATCCCCGTCTACTACCCGAACCGTGTCGGCGCGGTGGGTGGCGTTGTCGGGCTGATGGGCGGGCTTGGCGGCTTCCTGCTGCCCATGGCCTTCGGCCTGCTGAACGACCTGACGGGCATCCGGCAATCCTGCTTCATGCTCCTGTTCCTGCTCAGTGCGATATCGCTGGTGTGGATGCATGTGTCGATCCTGCGCATGGAGCGCGAGGCGACGACGGCGCAACTGGAACGCCTGCCCGAACTGCCGGAGATGCAGCCGATCCACGGACCCGCGCAGGAAGGCGCGCTCCGCGGCAGAGCGATCCAGGACTGGCGGCCGGACGACCCGGTCTTCTGGGAACAGACCGGCAAGGCCATCGCGCAGCGCAACCTGTGGGCATCCATCGCCTGCCTGCTGCTGGCATTCGCGGTGTGGATGGTGTGGTCCGTCGTGGTCGCGAAACTGCCTGCCGTCGGCTTCCGCTTCACGACCGACCAGCTCTTCTGGCTCGCGGCGCTCCCGGGGCTTTCCGGGGCGACCTTCCGCATCTTCTACACCTTCATGCCGCCCATCTTCGGCGGCCGGCTGTGGACCACCCTGTCCACCTGGTCGCTGATCCTGCCCGCGCTCGGCATCGGCTTCGCGGTCCAGGACCCAACGACACCCTATTGGGTCTTCCTGCTGCTGGCGCTGCTCTGCGGCTTCGGGGGCGGCAATTTCTCCTCCTCCATGGCGAACATCGCGTTCTTCTTCCCGAAACGTGAGAAGGGGAACGCGCTCGGGCTCAATGCCGGGCTCGGCAACCTCGGCGTCAGCGTGGTGCAGCTGGCCGTGCCGCTGGTGATCACCGTCGGCGTGTTCGGATGGCTCGGCGGGGAGCCTCAGGCGGTAAGCGACGGCGGCGTCCTGTGGCTGCAGAACGCCGGCTTCATCTGGGTTCCTTTCATCATCGCGGCGGCCTTCACGGCATGGTTCCGCATGGACGACCTCGCCGAGATGAAGTCCTCCTTCGCCGACCAGGCCGTGATCTTCCGGCGCAAGCACAACTGGATCATGTGCTTCCTCTACACCGGCACCTTCGGCTCCTTCATCGGCTACTCCGCTGGCTATCCGCTGCTGTCCACTACCCAGTTCCCTGAGGTCAACGCGCTGCAATTCGCCTTTCTGGGGCCCTTGCTGGGCGCGCTCTCACGCTCATTCAGCGGCTGGGTTTCCGATCGCTGGGGGGGTGGCCGCGTGACGGTCCTCGCATTCATCGCGATGGCCATCGGCGTCTATGGAGTTATCCACTTCATCGGCATCAAGGACCAGCCGGGCGCCTTCTGGGGGTTCTTCGCGAGCTTCATGTTCCTGTTCCTCGCCAGTGGCGTCGGCAACTCCTCCACCTTCCAGATGATCCCCGCGATCATGGGCAAGGACATCGTGCGGCTGATGCCGGACGCCAATCCGGCCGAGCAGAAACTGCACGCGGAGAAGGAAAGCGCCGCGATCATCGGCTTCACCGGAGGCATCGCGGCCTATGGCGCGTTCTTCATCCCCAAGAGCTACGGCTCCTCGATCGCCATGACCGGCGGGCCGGAAGCAGCGCTATGGGGCTTCTTCGCCTTCTATCTCGTCTGCATCGCTGTCACCTGGGGCGTCTACACGCGTCGCGGCGGCCTGCTGTATGACCTCGAGCGCGGCCAGAAACGGCGCCCCGCCCCGGTCTGA
- a CDS encoding universal stress protein yields the protein MPIQILVPLHTYPDGNAEGIALHAAAVAQHLRGQVHALILGAEFPRVSSPFGNLVVDVPTMISETKAKCHARGNALAGALKSTAAAAGVSFRATELSCYPYSVGDVVADHGHYHDLILAGLRPDDETLRITAEAAIFGSGRPVLLVPESHPPHSLQQVTIAWDGSRVAARAVADAREFLRRASSVTVATVVDEKRLPESAVEERLIAYLASHGIQAEAAKLRSDGKAIAGRLQDFAREREAGLLVMGGFGHSRMRDFVLGGATRGILTDPKIPVLISH from the coding sequence ATGCCGATTCAGATCCTGGTTCCCCTCCATACTTACCCGGACGGAAACGCCGAGGGCATCGCCCTTCATGCCGCGGCGGTCGCGCAGCATCTGCGGGGGCAGGTCCACGCGCTCATCCTCGGGGCCGAATTTCCCAGGGTCTCCAGTCCTTTCGGCAATCTCGTGGTCGATGTCCCCACGATGATCTCGGAGACGAAGGCCAAATGCCATGCTCGCGGCAACGCGCTTGCCGGGGCGCTGAAGTCCACGGCCGCCGCTGCCGGTGTCTCGTTCCGCGCGACGGAACTGTCCTGCTATCCATACAGTGTGGGGGATGTCGTCGCGGATCACGGGCACTACCACGACCTGATCCTGGCCGGGCTCCGGCCGGACGACGAAACGCTGAGGATCACGGCGGAAGCGGCCATCTTCGGTTCAGGACGTCCTGTCCTGCTGGTCCCGGAGAGCCATCCCCCCCATTCTCTCCAGCAGGTGACGATCGCATGGGACGGGAGCCGTGTTGCCGCGCGGGCGGTCGCGGATGCACGGGAGTTCCTGCGGCGGGCCAGTTCGGTTACCGTCGCCACGGTCGTCGACGAGAAACGCCTTCCCGAATCCGCTGTGGAAGAGCGCCTGATTGCCTATCTCGCCTCCCATGGCATCCAGGCGGAGGCGGCGAAGCTGCGGAGCGACGGCAAGGCCATCGCCGGGAGGCTGCAGGATTTCGCGCGGGAAAGGGAGGCAGGCCTGCTGGTCATGGGCGGCTTCGGCCATTCCCGCATGCGGGATTTCGTTCTGGGCGGCGCGACACGCGGAATCCTAACGGATCCGAAGATTCCTGTGCTGATCTCGCACTAG
- a CDS encoding 1-phosphofructokinase family hexose kinase, with protein MSSRITTLTLNPTIDVASEAAAVHPVRKVRTFNERQDPGGGGVNVSRVVQELGGETLAIILAGGVTGRLLEELLDSAGVPRRSIPIAGRTRISQTVLDRASGQEYRFVPEGPAVSGAEWGAALEAIGEIGEGWLVASGSLPTGVPGDFYARTAVIARERGLHLVVDTSGEALRLALEQGGIELMKPSRGEFESLVGRPLRGDGELEQAATELVRSGRVARLAVTLGGDGAVLATAEGALRLPALDVPVRGAVGAGDSFLAAMTLALSRGATAADAFAWGVAAGAAAVSNAGTAHPSGAEVEALRRRITEIPVGLVLGEGR; from the coding sequence ATGTCATCCCGAATTACCACGCTGACGCTGAACCCGACCATCGACGTGGCCAGCGAGGCCGCTGCGGTGCATCCGGTCCGCAAGGTGCGGACCTTCAATGAGCGGCAGGACCCGGGCGGGGGTGGTGTTAACGTTTCGCGCGTGGTGCAGGAACTGGGCGGCGAAACCCTGGCGATCATCCTGGCCGGCGGAGTGACGGGGCGCCTGCTGGAGGAGCTGCTGGACAGCGCCGGCGTCCCCCGGCGCAGCATCCCCATCGCCGGGCGGACCCGGATCAGCCAGACCGTGCTCGACCGCGCCAGCGGGCAGGAATACCGCTTCGTCCCGGAAGGGCCGGCCGTTTCCGGGGCGGAATGGGGTGCCGCCCTCGAAGCCATCGGGGAGATCGGGGAAGGGTGGCTCGTCGCCAGCGGCAGCCTGCCGACCGGTGTGCCCGGGGATTTCTACGCCCGCACCGCCGTCATCGCCAGGGAGCGGGGCCTGCACCTGGTGGTCGATACCTCGGGCGAGGCGCTGCGCCTCGCGCTGGAGCAGGGCGGCATCGAGCTGATGAAGCCGAGCCGCGGCGAGTTCGAGAGCCTGGTCGGCCGCCCGCTGCGCGGGGATGGCGAGTTGGAGCAGGCGGCCACGGAGCTGGTCCGGTCCGGCCGGGTGGCCCGCCTGGCCGTCACGCTGGGCGGGGACGGGGCGGTGCTGGCCACGGCCGAGGGCGCGCTGCGGCTGCCCGCGCTGGACGTGCCGGTGCGGGGCGCGGTCGGGGCCGGGGACAGCTTCCTGGCGGCGATGACGCTGGCGCTGAGCCGGGGCGCCACGGCGGCGGATGCCTTCGCCTGGGGTGTCGCGGCAGGGGCCGCCGCGGTGTCCAATGCCGGCACGGCACATCCCTCGGGCGCGGAGGTGGAGGCGTTGCGGCGGCGGATCACCGAGATCCCGGTCGGCCTCGTGCTGGGGGAGGGGCGCTGA
- a CDS encoding cation-translocating P-type ATPase produces MSDAETPAYRLAASEVASALGADPQTGLRAAEAQARLRRYGRNALTAEKPVPSWRKFLAQFQDVLVILLLVAALVSAGLWWLEPETSLPYEAIAILAIVLLNALMGYIQQARAEQALAALRQMSAAQAKVIRDGVQQGIPAADLVPGDLIVIEEGDTIPADARMVQSAALQVAEAALTGESLPVPKDTAAIAAEAGLGDRANMVFSGTAVTYGHGRALVTATGMNTEMGHIAGMLKAAPKDVTPLQKELERVGRTLGVVVIVIAVVMVGTILLFEEVHGARAVFDVLILGVALAVAAVPEGLPAVVTAVLSIGVRRMAKRRAIVRHLAAVETLGSADVIASDKTGTLTKNEMTVRRIVTASGGAKLGGAGYAPEGEITRDNGGAVEGRQRAEMLRALSAADRANNAVLQESGNGQWKVMGDPTEGALIVAARKAGLRGDALDARFRRVAEIPFSSERKLMTTVHADAERHGALLAFTKGAPDVLLGRCTHELAGEEAVPLTEGRRAAILRSNEEMAGQAMRTLGVAFRALPGDAAEQDDLAGTFERDMVFLGLIGMIDPPREEAREAVARARGAGIRPIMITGDHPLTASAIAAEIGISSGARAIAGAELETMPEAVLDRTVREASVYARVDPEHKLRIVKALQRGGATVAMTGDGVNDAPALKRADIGVAMGITGTDVSKEAADMVLADDNFATIVAAVEEGRAIFSNIRKFLRYMLSSNIGEVMTMFFGILLAEQIGLTGSGDTGVVLPLLATQILWINLVTDGAPALALGVDPVDAGTMTQPPRPRGEGVITRRMWKGIFFVGIIMATGTLLVLDLSLPGGMIEGTGSLDHAQTMAFTTLTFFQIFNVLNARSDERSAFIGLLANGWLLAAIVLSVFLQVLVIYTPFLQQAFSTAPLDGGDWLVCITVASSVLWLRELDKLARARISGGAGERPAA; encoded by the coding sequence ATGAGTGATGCAGAAACACCGGCATACCGGCTGGCGGCTTCGGAAGTCGCCAGCGCGCTAGGCGCAGATCCGCAGACCGGCCTTCGGGCCGCGGAAGCCCAGGCCCGCCTCCGGCGCTACGGACGGAATGCGCTGACCGCCGAGAAGCCCGTGCCATCCTGGCGAAAGTTCCTCGCGCAGTTCCAGGATGTTCTGGTCATTCTCCTGCTCGTCGCCGCCCTGGTATCGGCCGGCCTCTGGTGGCTCGAACCCGAGACTTCGCTACCCTATGAAGCGATCGCCATCCTGGCCATCGTCCTGCTCAACGCGCTGATGGGCTATATCCAGCAGGCCAGGGCCGAGCAGGCGCTCGCGGCCCTCAGGCAGATGTCCGCGGCCCAGGCGAAGGTCATCCGCGACGGCGTGCAGCAGGGAATCCCCGCGGCGGATCTCGTGCCCGGCGACCTGATCGTGATCGAGGAGGGCGACACCATCCCGGCCGATGCGCGGATGGTGCAATCCGCCGCGCTCCAGGTCGCTGAGGCCGCGCTGACGGGGGAAAGCCTGCCTGTGCCCAAGGATACCGCCGCGATCGCGGCGGAAGCCGGGCTCGGGGACCGTGCCAACATGGTCTTCAGCGGCACGGCCGTGACCTATGGGCATGGCCGTGCCCTGGTCACGGCCACCGGCATGAACACGGAGATGGGGCATATCGCCGGCATGCTGAAGGCGGCCCCGAAGGATGTGACGCCACTTCAGAAGGAGCTGGAACGCGTCGGCCGGACGCTGGGCGTGGTCGTCATCGTCATTGCCGTGGTCATGGTCGGTACGATTCTGCTGTTCGAGGAGGTGCACGGCGCGCGCGCGGTCTTCGACGTCCTGATCCTGGGCGTGGCGCTCGCCGTCGCCGCGGTTCCCGAGGGACTTCCCGCGGTGGTGACGGCGGTGCTTTCCATCGGTGTGCGGCGCATGGCGAAGCGGCGCGCCATCGTGCGTCATCTCGCGGCTGTCGAGACGCTCGGTTCGGCCGACGTCATCGCCTCGGACAAGACCGGCACGCTGACCAAGAACGAGATGACGGTGCGCCGTATCGTCACCGCCAGCGGCGGCGCGAAGCTCGGCGGCGCGGGCTATGCGCCCGAGGGTGAGATCACGCGCGACAATGGTGGCGCGGTCGAGGGCCGCCAGCGTGCCGAGATGCTCCGTGCGCTGTCCGCCGCCGATCGTGCCAATAACGCGGTGCTGCAGGAAAGCGGGAACGGGCAGTGGAAGGTCATGGGGGACCCCACGGAAGGCGCCCTGATCGTCGCGGCGCGCAAGGCCGGGCTGCGGGGCGATGCGCTCGATGCCCGCTTCAGGCGGGTCGCGGAGATTCCCTTCTCTTCCGAGCGAAAGCTCATGACGACGGTTCACGCGGATGCGGAGCGGCATGGAGCGTTGCTGGCCTTCACCAAGGGCGCCCCGGACGTGCTGCTCGGGCGCTGCACGCATGAACTCGCCGGGGAGGAGGCGGTGCCCCTGACCGAGGGACGCCGCGCGGCCATCCTGCGGAGCAACGAGGAGATGGCGGGGCAGGCCATGCGCACCCTCGGCGTCGCCTTCCGCGCGCTGCCAGGAGATGCGGCAGAGCAGGATGACCTCGCCGGAACATTCGAACGGGACATGGTCTTCCTCGGGCTGATCGGCATGATCGACCCGCCGCGGGAGGAAGCGCGGGAGGCTGTGGCGCGGGCGCGCGGCGCCGGCATCCGCCCGATCATGATCACCGGAGATCACCCTCTGACCGCATCGGCCATCGCCGCCGAGATCGGCATCTCCAGCGGCGCGCGGGCTATCGCGGGAGCCGAATTGGAGACGATGCCGGAGGCGGTGCTCGACCGGACGGTGCGCGAGGCCTCGGTCTATGCGCGCGTGGACCCCGAGCACAAGCTGCGGATCGTGAAGGCGTTACAGCGTGGAGGCGCGACGGTGGCCATGACGGGGGATGGCGTCAATGACGCGCCAGCCCTGAAAAGGGCCGATATCGGTGTGGCCATGGGCATCACCGGCACGGATGTCTCGAAGGAGGCGGCCGACATGGTCCTGGCCGACGACAACTTCGCCACCATCGTGGCGGCTGTCGAGGAAGGCCGCGCCATCTTCTCGAATATCCGGAAATTCCTCCGCTACATGCTCTCGTCGAATATCGGCGAGGTGATGACCATGTTCTTCGGCATCCTGCTGGCGGAGCAGATCGGCCTGACGGGATCGGGTGACACCGGCGTGGTGCTGCCGCTGCTCGCCACGCAGATCCTCTGGATCAACCTGGTGACGGATGGGGCGCCGGCCCTCGCGCTCGGCGTTGATCCAGTGGATGCGGGCACCATGACGCAGCCGCCCCGGCCGCGTGGGGAGGGGGTGATCACGCGCCGGATGTGGAAGGGAATCTTCTTCGTCGGCATCATCATGGCGACAGGCACATTGCTGGTGCTCGACCTGTCCCTGCCGGGCGGGATGATCGAGGGGACGGGGAGCCTGGATCATGCACAGACCATGGCCTTCACGACACTGACCTTCTTCCAGATATTCAATGTCCTGAACGCCCGTTCGGATGAGAGAAGCGCCTTCATCGGCCTTCTTGCTAATGGCTGGCTTCTGGCGGCAATCGTGCTGTCCGTATTCTTGCAAGTGCTCGTGATATACACGCCTTTTCTGCAACAGGCATTCTCCACCGCGCCCCTCGATGGAGGGGACTGGTTGGTCTGCATAACCGTCGCAAGCTCCGTGCTATGGCTGCGGGAACTGGATAAGCTGGCTCGCGCGCGGATATCCGGCGGGGCAGGAGAGCGGCCGGCCGCTTGA
- the glk gene encoding glucokinase: MRLVGDIGGTNARFALCEPGGIMRDERKLPVRDYPGLIEAAQAYLAGRSADHAVFAVATPVLGDEVAFSNNPWRFTIPEARERLGLRQLTVINDFVAQAWSIHGLGAGDFRQLKPGTARPGRPRVVMGPGTGLGVAFLLWEEGKARVLASEAAHTSFAPHDDRQAGILARLRREFGHVSTERLLSGPGLLRMANALAEMEGREERFGTPPEVSQRAAGGCALCQEAVRMFSAILGGTAGDLVLTLVADGGVHVMGGLCRGLGPLLDLEALARGFTAKGRFASLMETVPIDQVTRPHTGLLGAALHPGG, encoded by the coding sequence ATGCGGCTGGTCGGCGATATCGGCGGCACGAATGCCCGCTTCGCGCTCTGCGAGCCCGGCGGGATCATGCGGGATGAGCGGAAGCTGCCGGTGCGGGACTACCCCGGGCTGATCGAGGCGGCGCAGGCCTATCTGGCGGGACGAAGCGCGGATCACGCGGTCTTCGCCGTGGCGACGCCGGTCCTCGGGGACGAGGTGGCCTTCTCCAACAACCCCTGGCGCTTCACCATCCCGGAGGCACGGGAGCGGCTGGGCCTGCGGCAGCTGACGGTGATCAATGACTTCGTCGCGCAGGCCTGGTCCATCCATGGGCTGGGAGCCGGGGATTTCCGCCAGCTGAAGCCGGGCACCGCCAGGCCGGGACGGCCCCGGGTGGTCATGGGGCCAGGCACGGGGCTGGGTGTCGCCTTCCTGCTGTGGGAAGAGGGGAAGGCGAGGGTGCTGGCCAGCGAGGCGGCGCACACCTCCTTCGCGCCGCATGACGACCGGCAGGCCGGGATCCTGGCCAGGCTCCGGCGGGAATTCGGGCATGTCTCAACCGAGCGGCTGCTCTCCGGCCCGGGTCTGCTGCGGATGGCGAACGCGCTGGCGGAGATGGAGGGGCGTGAGGAGCGGTTCGGCACCCCGCCCGAGGTCAGCCAGCGGGCGGCGGGGGGATGCGCGCTCTGCCAGGAGGCAGTGAGAATGTTCTCCGCCATCCTCGGTGGCACGGCGGGAGACCTGGTGCTGACATTGGTCGCCGATGGCGGCGTGCATGTCATGGGCGGGCTGTGCCGCGGCCTCGGCCCATTGCTGGACCTGGAGGCGCTGGCGCGGGGCTTCACCGCCAAGGGGCGCTTCGCGAGCCTCATGGAAACCGTGCCGATCGACCAGGTGACGCGACCTCATACCGGGCTGCTCGGCGCGGCCCTGCATCCGGGCGGGTAG